From a single Halodesulfovibrio marinisediminis DSM 17456 genomic region:
- the rplI gene encoding 50S ribosomal protein L9: MKLILRADVENLGVLGDIVEVKAGYGRNYLVPQGLAMVATPSNMKVFELERKKLTDQMEKVRSEAQSLAEKLEAADVSIEVRVGENDKLYGSVTASNIADALAELGLEIDRRRILLDAPIRVLGDYTVRVRLHAGVVAEVKVAIKAEGRIIEEEAPVEENDAESTVESAEESAE; this comes from the coding sequence ATGAAACTTATTCTCCGCGCTGACGTAGAGAACCTTGGCGTTCTTGGCGATATCGTAGAAGTTAAAGCTGGTTACGGCCGTAACTACCTTGTACCTCAGGGTCTTGCTATGGTTGCAACTCCATCTAACATGAAAGTTTTTGAGCTCGAGCGTAAAAAACTTACTGACCAGATGGAAAAAGTTCGTAGCGAAGCTCAGTCTCTGGCAGAAAAACTCGAAGCAGCTGACGTTTCCATCGAAGTTCGTGTTGGTGAAAACGACAAGCTCTACGGTTCTGTTACCGCTAGCAACATCGCTGATGCACTTGCTGAACTCGGTCTCGAAATTGACCGTCGTCGCATCCTTCTCGACGCTCCAATCCGCGTTCTCGGCGACTACACTGTTCGTGTACGTCTCCACGCTGGTGTTGTAGCTGAAGTTAAGGTTGCAATTAAAGCTGAAGGCCGCATCATCGAAGAAGAAGCTCCTGTAGAAGAAAATGACGCAGAATCCACCGTGGAATCCGCAGAAGAATCCGCAGAATAG
- the rpsR gene encoding 30S ribosomal protein S18, translating to MAFKRRFTPRRKFCRFCADKDLPLNYKRPDILRDFITERGKIIARRITGTCAFHQRALTREIKRSRQMALLVFTSTHASEVKKKSTL from the coding sequence ATGGCTTTTAAAAGACGTTTTACTCCACGCCGTAAATTCTGCCGCTTCTGTGCAGATAAAGATCTTCCGTTGAACTACAAGCGTCCGGACATCCTCCGTGACTTTATCACCGAACGTGGTAAAATCATCGCTCGTCGTATCACCGGCACCTGTGCTTTCCACCAGCGCGCTCTCACTCGTGAGATCAAACGCTCCCGTCAGATGGCACTCCTCGTATTCACTTCCACTCACGCAAGTGAAGTGAAAAAGAAAAGCACCTTATAG
- the rpsF gene encoding 30S ribosomal protein S6, with product MRKFETLLLLSPELASDAREELLSTLTGVIERVEGNVLEADHWGMRDLAYPVQKFMRGYYVRLEFEAPGTAVAELERIIRITDGIFKYVTVKLEEAK from the coding sequence ATGAGAAAATTCGAAACACTTTTGCTTCTCTCCCCAGAGTTAGCAAGTGATGCTCGCGAAGAACTGCTGAGCACTCTTACTGGTGTTATCGAGCGCGTTGAAGGCAACGTACTCGAAGCTGACCACTGGGGCATGCGTGACCTCGCATACCCAGTACAGAAATTTATGCGCGGCTACTACGTTCGTCTTGAGTTTGAAGCTCCTGGCACCGCTGTTGCCGAACTTGAGCGTATCATCCGTATTACCGATGGTATCTTCAAGTACGTAACTGTTAAGCTTGAGGAGGCAAAATAA
- a CDS encoding LPS-assembly protein LptD, with protein sequence MLISLRKAVVVFFVCTFTMLAVTAESATLTATNEDQEAVEWQLSAQKVSTLNDAEVIEAEGDVVLRQGKDYLKADFARYYAATNWVYLSGNVEVFMNNDNLSAENAEFDLGKKTGWLKNGKVFMAGPHVYFTGERIQKNWGDSYTFNNAKITVCDGERPAWSLETSNATLELEGYAVIHGADVEIKDVPVFGVPYFVLPVKTRRESGFLRPDFGSTTRLGFWVTEPYYWAIDQERDMTFYPQYMSKRGFMPGIEYRSRTSSENQLWVRADWINDAKTVDTIAESKDFGYDGLLRTNENRYWVRGMFNGELPDPKWKFKADIDYASDQDLLREFNPMTAGFDDSQGALESRFGRSLNSISDPIRTSRAILTRDWNRFGTALVGEYNQNSKLGHGNQKHSTDTTLQRLPEFDAYLFKNRIPGLEQVPFTLATDFQSVLFARREGTDGNRTDIMPMLGLPMVTSYGTITPEVGMQQVWYNTNRDPLPGATGDDSRDSRTLFKFGVSGYTELARVYNYEPTLVATKENVGETELLGIKHAVQPRFEYRHVSGSNLSDTPYYDYVDRLGNEDELTVSLVNILTKKQAVVLAGNEEKGIDPSLKALYGELLWFRMLQSYDFEEAKRDEDKLIEKKKYERRPWSDLEGELRFYPWKYVSFSSRTFFSYYDHQINRHDHTLTLTAPKYGVFSTGVDFRSNLDKNKDFAGTGLTDLNVWKNSLTVDFFAPIKLAAYYEYDFEKKETYEQSYSLIYDHQCFRLIFKAKFTPFDDSYKVYLELPGLTF encoded by the coding sequence ATGTTAATATCGCTTCGCAAAGCTGTTGTAGTCTTTTTTGTATGTACTTTCACAATGTTGGCTGTCACAGCCGAGAGTGCAACGCTTACAGCGACAAATGAAGATCAGGAAGCTGTTGAATGGCAGTTATCCGCTCAGAAGGTATCCACGCTTAATGACGCCGAAGTCATTGAAGCTGAAGGGGACGTTGTTCTTAGACAAGGTAAGGATTACCTGAAAGCTGACTTTGCCCGGTACTACGCCGCGACAAACTGGGTGTACTTATCTGGTAATGTTGAAGTGTTCATGAATAATGACAACCTGAGCGCGGAAAACGCTGAGTTTGATCTGGGTAAAAAGACAGGCTGGTTGAAGAATGGTAAAGTCTTCATGGCAGGACCTCATGTATATTTTACCGGCGAGCGTATTCAGAAGAACTGGGGCGATTCATATACATTTAATAATGCTAAGATAACTGTTTGTGATGGTGAAAGACCTGCTTGGTCTTTGGAAACCTCCAATGCGACCCTTGAGCTTGAAGGCTATGCGGTTATTCATGGTGCAGATGTCGAAATTAAGGACGTCCCTGTGTTCGGGGTTCCTTACTTTGTTCTTCCTGTAAAGACCCGACGTGAATCAGGCTTTCTCCGTCCTGACTTTGGTAGCACTACTCGTCTGGGGTTCTGGGTAACGGAGCCATATTACTGGGCCATTGATCAGGAACGTGATATGACGTTCTACCCTCAGTATATGAGTAAACGTGGATTTATGCCGGGGATTGAATACCGTTCCCGTACCTCCAGTGAGAACCAGTTATGGGTTCGTGCGGACTGGATTAATGATGCAAAAACAGTAGATACTATAGCTGAGTCTAAAGACTTTGGTTACGACGGGTTGTTGCGCACAAATGAAAACCGCTACTGGGTTCGTGGTATGTTTAACGGCGAGCTCCCTGATCCTAAATGGAAATTTAAGGCCGATATTGATTACGCATCAGATCAGGATTTGTTGAGAGAGTTTAATCCAATGACTGCTGGCTTTGATGATTCTCAGGGAGCGTTGGAAAGTCGTTTTGGTCGCTCTTTAAATAGTATTAGTGATCCTATTCGTACATCTCGTGCAATTCTTACCCGTGATTGGAACCGTTTTGGTACTGCTCTTGTCGGTGAGTATAACCAGAATAGTAAATTGGGGCATGGTAATCAAAAGCACTCAACCGATACTACGCTTCAGCGTTTACCAGAATTTGATGCATACTTGTTTAAAAACAGAATTCCGGGCTTAGAGCAGGTGCCATTTACCCTTGCAACAGACTTTCAGTCTGTGTTGTTTGCTCGTCGGGAAGGTACCGATGGTAACCGTACTGATATTATGCCAATGCTCGGTCTTCCTATGGTTACTTCTTACGGTACAATTACTCCTGAAGTTGGAATGCAGCAGGTATGGTATAATACAAATCGCGATCCGTTACCTGGTGCAACCGGTGATGATAGTAGAGATTCCCGTACGCTCTTCAAATTTGGCGTTTCCGGTTATACAGAGCTAGCTCGAGTATACAACTATGAGCCTACATTGGTTGCGACTAAGGAAAACGTTGGTGAGACAGAACTTCTAGGTATTAAACATGCTGTTCAGCCACGTTTTGAGTATCGTCATGTTTCTGGAAGTAACTTAAGCGATACTCCTTATTACGATTATGTAGATCGTTTGGGTAATGAAGACGAGTTAACTGTTTCTTTGGTAAATATTCTTACCAAAAAGCAAGCAGTTGTGCTTGCTGGCAATGAAGAAAAGGGCATCGATCCATCTCTTAAGGCTTTATATGGTGAGTTACTTTGGTTCCGAATGCTTCAGTCTTATGACTTTGAAGAAGCAAAACGTGACGAAGATAAGCTGATAGAAAAGAAAAAATATGAACGCCGTCCTTGGAGCGATTTGGAGGGAGAACTGCGCTTCTATCCTTGGAAATATGTTTCATTTTCTTCTCGTACCTTCTTCTCATATTATGACCACCAGATTAATCGTCATGACCATACGTTAACTTTGACCGCACCTAAATATGGCGTATTTTCAACCGGTGTGGATTTCAGAAGTAATCTTGATAAAAATAAAGATTTTGCTGGAACAGGCTTAACTGATCTTAATGTTTGGAAGAATAGTCTTACAGTAGACTTTTTTGCTCCAATTAAGCTTGCAGCCTACTACGAGTATGATTTTGAGAAAAAAGAGACTTATGAGCAAAGTTATTCTTTGATTTATGATCATCAATGTTTTAGGTTGATCTTCAAAGCAAAGTTTACACCGTTTGATGATAGTTATAAGGTGTACCTCGAATTACCGGGGCTCACTTTCTAA